A stretch of Vibrio maritimus DNA encodes these proteins:
- a CDS encoding tRNA-uridine aminocarboxypropyltransferase — translation MSRYCPKCLKAKRACICQWIEPIHCDTQLIILQHTSEEKRPLGTARILSLSLGNASLFVGEDFSQHTELNALIDDKDYRTVVLYPGEGALPAETLTDDSESKPLRVILLDGTWKKAFKMWKLSTNLHSLPLVKLADDLIGDYRIRKAPSSNALSTVEAGFHLLETIEPNIDFTPLVNAFNEMIGFQIKNMPEGVFERNYCVQK, via the coding sequence ATGTCTCGTTATTGTCCAAAATGCCTCAAAGCAAAGCGGGCGTGTATATGTCAGTGGATAGAGCCCATCCACTGTGACACACAATTGATCATTTTGCAGCATACTAGCGAAGAAAAACGCCCCTTGGGCACTGCTCGAATTCTGTCTCTGTCCCTTGGCAATGCCTCTTTATTTGTTGGTGAGGATTTCAGTCAACACACTGAGTTAAATGCCTTAATTGATGACAAAGATTATCGTACCGTTGTGCTTTACCCCGGTGAAGGAGCACTGCCGGCAGAGACTCTAACTGATGATAGTGAGAGCAAGCCTCTTAGAGTGATATTACTGGACGGTACATGGAAAAAGGCATTTAAAATGTGGAAGCTGTCTACCAACCTACATTCATTGCCTTTGGTAAAGTTGGCCGATGATCTTATTGGTGATTACCGTATTCGCAAAGCACCGTCGAGCAATGCGCTATCGACCGTAGAAGCTGGGTTTCACTTACTTGAAACGATCGAGCCCAACATTGACTTTACACCCCTTGTTAATGCATTTAACGAGATGATTGGCTTTCAAATCAAAAACATGCCAGAAGGCGTTTTCGAACGAAACTATTGTGTTCAAAAATAG
- the rrtA gene encoding rhombosortase has product MDNSFVIRLSLFSFLCALLQLPTLQEWVEWNKLAIYSGQWWRIVTGNFSHTNLAHLAMNLAGLWVICYLFRPRWRTLVAVVLASATIIGTGLLMTSLGQYLGLSGVLHAVFAFWALKEALEGRRSSWLLVIGGVAKVGWESIYGASVATAALIEANVATQAHAIGLMAGLGLALYYHYRR; this is encoded by the coding sequence ATGGACAATTCTTTCGTCATAAGGCTATCGCTGTTTAGTTTTCTCTGCGCTTTGCTTCAACTGCCCACGCTTCAAGAGTGGGTTGAATGGAATAAACTAGCCATCTATTCAGGCCAGTGGTGGCGGATAGTAACAGGAAACTTCTCCCACACCAACTTAGCACACCTTGCAATGAACCTAGCCGGTCTTTGGGTTATTTGCTACCTGTTTCGTCCTAGATGGCGCACTCTCGTCGCCGTCGTTTTAGCCAGTGCGACTATCATAGGTACAGGACTGTTGATGACGTCTTTAGGTCAATATCTTGGCCTGTCCGGTGTATTGCATGCCGTCTTCGCCTTCTGGGCGTTGAAAGAAGCCTTAGAAGGACGGCGGTCCAGTTGGTTACTCGTCATAGGTGGAGTTGCTAAGGTAGGTTGGGAGTCGATTTATGGCGCCTCCGTCGCCACAGCAGCACTAATAGAAGCCAATGTGGCAACCCAAGCACATGCCATTGGATTGATGGCAGGCTTGGGTCTTGCACTATATTACCACTATCGTAGATGA
- a CDS encoding ComEA family DNA-binding protein, translated as MKLITSIWLAIALLVAPIGSLWASEGGKLEGIEITVNINQAEPEELAELLKGVGIDKAQKIVDYREANGKFKSADDLTQVKGIGAATVEKNRDRIIL; from the coding sequence ATGAAACTAATTACGTCAATCTGGCTTGCTATCGCTTTACTTGTTGCTCCTATAGGCTCTCTTTGGGCCTCTGAAGGAGGTAAATTAGAAGGTATAGAGATAACTGTGAATATCAACCAAGCGGAGCCAGAAGAGCTTGCAGAGCTTCTCAAAGGGGTTGGAATCGATAAGGCACAAAAGATAGTGGATTATCGAGAAGCCAACGGTAAGTTCAAGTCTGCCGACGATCTCACTCAGGTGAAAGGTATTGGTGCTGCGACGGTCGAGAAGAATCGCGACCGTATTATTCTATAG